The DNA segment AGCAATCACGACAAAAATGACTGCAAGGAGTGCGGAGATCGAAGGGCTCGAATCAAGGGTCCCATAATGAAAGGCGCGAAAGAGCAGGAGGCCCAGGATGAAGTATTCGGTGATATGTGCGCACTTGCGGATGAAACCATGAACCATCTCAATGGTCTCCAGTGTCATCGTCGGCTTCAGGAAACGGAGCATTGGCTCAATGATCACCGAGGTGTTCTGAGAAGAAAAGGTGTCCGTCGACATCGAGAAGATGACAGCCAGCCAGAAAATGACGGGAAGCCAATGTTTGAGTCTAGGGGCCATTTGTCGTGCCTGTTCTCACAGGGTATGTCGTTTCAGTCCCTCTGTCTGCAACATCGACCCCTCATTTCAGAAATAGGCTACGTTTACCGATGATCAGCAGACCGATGTCGGAAGGCTATAGATAAAGGTTGAACGACCTCCCGGTGTGGAACTTTCAACAGGCTCAAGCGGAGAGGCCTTAGGATGGTCTTTCCCCTGTGTTCCTTCAGAATAGCCCCTGAGTCACGGAAAGGAAGACAGCGGACCATATGATGAAAAAAGTGGCCATGTATCAGCTCTCCCGGTTTGTTTCCGGCTCGGCTTCGAAGTCGTTGGTGAGGAGACGCTTGGCGCCGATAAACCTCTTGAGATAATAGGGTGTTTCAAGACTGTCAATCTTGACCTTCTTGCCTCTTGATGAAGCATGTATGAAGAGGTTGTTCCCGAGATATATTCCGACATGGGAAGGGAAGGACGCATAGGTCCGGAAAAAGACAAGGTCCCCGATCGAAAGGTCTCCGTGGGCGACGGTCTCGCCGACATGGAACTGCTCCCTCGCGCTCCGTGGAAGGGTCATGTTGAGGAAGCCGAAGACCTTCTGCACGTAGCCTGAACAATCGATCCCCATGAGACTGCTGCCGCCGAACCGGTAAGGGATATTCAGCA comes from the Thermodesulfovibrionales bacterium genome and includes:
- a CDS encoding VanZ family protein, which encodes MAPRLKHWLPVIFWLAVIFSMSTDTFSSQNTSVIIEPMLRFLKPTMTLETIEMVHGFIRKCAHITEYFILGLLLFRAFHYGTLDSSPSISALLAVIFVVIAASADEFHQSFVATRTASIADVLLDATGGILAQFMRLFWRRWKHT